A genomic stretch from Erigeron canadensis isolate Cc75 chromosome 9, C_canadensis_v1, whole genome shotgun sequence includes:
- the LOC122582778 gene encoding oleoyl-acyl carrier protein thioesterase, chloroplastic-like → MLSRIISTAATTYNVHNNLVHTRPSIDSGSIRRNGYYMCNPQKVGPVMMYKTGLQTNNVAVGLIKETEKDKKSLADKLRLGSLTEDGLSYKERFIIRCYEVGINKTATVETIANLLQEVGGNHAQSVGFSTDGFATTTTMRKLHLIWVTSRMHIEIYRYPAWSDVVEIETWCQSEGRIGTRRDWIIKDHANGEVIGRATSKWVMMNSDTRRLQKVNDDIRDEYLIFCPKTPRLAFPEENNSSLKKITKLEDPAEYSTLGLVPRRADLDMNKHVNNVTYIGWVLESIPQEVIDTHELQTITLDYRRECQHDDIVDSLTSSESLISKLEGSNGSAASKIDGENMSQFLHLLRSSGDNLELNRGRTEWRKKPAKR, encoded by the exons atgttatcaagaatcatttcaacaGCAGCCACAACATACAATGTCCATAACAACCTTGTACATACTCGGCCCAGTATTGATTCGGGCTCAATTCGAAGAAATGGATATTATATGTGTAACCCACAAAAAGTTGGCCCTGTAATGATGTACAAAACCGGTTTACAGACGAATAACGTTGCGGTCGGGTTAATTAAGGAAACCGAAAAGGACAAGAAGAGTTTGGCAGATAAGTTGAGGTTAGGAAGTTTGACAGAAGATGGATTGTCATATAAAGAAAGATTTATTATAAGGTGTTATGAAGTTGGGATTAATAAAACTGCTACCGTTGAAACTATTGCTAATTTGTTACAG GAGGTTGGAGGTAATCATGCTCAGAGTGTTGGATTTTCGACGGATGGATTTGCAACTACGACAACTATGAGAAAGTTGCATCTCATTTGGGTGACTTCAAGAATGCATATTGAAATTTACAGATATCCTGCTTG GAGTGATGTGGTTGAAATTGAGACCTGGTGTCAAAGTGAAGGAAGAATCGGGACTAGACGTGACTGGATTATTAAAGACCATGCCAATGGTGAGGTCATTGGAAGGGCTACAAG CAAGTGGGTGATGATGAACTCGGATACTAGAAGACTCCAGAAAGTCAATGATGATATCAGAGACGAATATCTGATCTTTTGTCCCAAAACACCGAG ATTAGCATTTCCTGAAGAGAACAATAGCAGCCTGAAAAAAATAACCAAACTGGAAGATCCTGCCGAGTATTCCACCCTTGGACTTGTG CCAAGAAGAGCTGATCTCGATATGAACAAGCATGTTAACAATGTTACCTACATCGGATGGGTTCTCGAG aGCATCCCACAAGAAGTCATCGACACTCATGAACTACAAACTATTACCTTAGACTATAGGCGTGAATGCCAGCATGATGACATAGTCGATTCTCTTACAAGTTCAGAATCACTCATCTCAAAACTTGAAGGAAGCAACGGATCTGCTGCTTCCAAAATAGATGGAGAAAATATGAGCCAATTTTTGCATTTACTTAGATCATCGGGCGATAATCTTGAACTAAACAGGGGTCGCACCGAGTGGAGAAAAAAACCAGCAAAAAGATGA